GCCTCTGCCCCTCAGGGCTGTCCAGGTGAGTGAACCCAGCGTACCTCCTGTCAATGGAGGTGTAGCACTGGTGCAGCCATTTGATGGCCGGCAGTTTGTTCCTGGGAGCCATGGCACACAGGTACACCAGCAGGTAGTTCTCTGACACCATCAGGTCCAGTGTCCCCACAATGTACCTGAAAGTACAGAGACACACCGTTACGCCTGTGTCCAGGTGTTCACCAGGTGTTCATGTCGTGCTCACACTTCTTCCCTGTCTACGGATCCACACTCACCTGAACAGGTTGTCCATGACATACTCGTAGTCCTCCACTGTGTTCTCTGGCAGATAACAGGAAGTGAACAGGATGATGGCATTCATCCCGTCTCCATAGTAACCTGATGACCAATCCCAGACAGTCATATTCCACCAAACAAGtacgtcatggttacagtgacacacaGGTGCACACCAGACCTGACCTCCCTGCAGGTGTTAGTCTATTGTGTTCCAGGTGTGTTACAAGTGTGTCTTTTGTGCATTTCAGGTCTGTTATAGATGTTTTCCAAGTGTGCTACATGTGTGCTACAGGTGTGTTTCAGATCTGTTTTCTAGATGTTTTCTAGGTGTGCTACAGGTGTGGTacatgtgtgttcatgtgtgttacaggtgtgtttctggtctgttgtggttgtgtttcagtgtgtgtgtttgaggtgtTTTTCAGGTGtgtttgacctctgacctccatgTGACAGGACCTGCAGATAGGGTTCCAGGACGCTCATGTTGACGTGGTACTCCTGTCCGGCGATACAGAACCTCCTCCAGCGGCGCCCCTTGCTGTCCACCTGGTCCAGCTCCATCAGACCTTCAGATGTCTCCACCGAGCTTGTGGCCACGCCCACAGCCCTGCCCCTCCCCACACGAGGTAGGTCGTCTGTCAGTTAGAGGTTAGAGGTCAGGTATCAGAAAGGTAAATCCTCATCTTCAGTGAGTTTGTGTCTCACCTTCCCATTCCAGGTCGTGGTTGCTGTCGGGCAGTGTTCCCGACTCACTGTCTGGTGGCGTCGACAGAGCATCCACGTCGAGAGACAGTGTCTCATCCGTTGCAGacagtgctgctgctgaaaagctGTCGTTCAGGTCGTGAGAGTCGCGGCGGCTCAATGTGAGACTGAGAGACGGAGCCACCAGACGCTTCTTAGCTACACCCCCGACTGTACCTGACAGGGCGAGGCTGGTGGGTGGGGCTGAGGAGAGGACGGGACAGAGCAGGAAATACAGAAAGGTAACGTAAGCTACAGCTGGAcactttcagttttcagttcaattcatccatccatcatctatacaccgcttaatcctcattagggtcacagtgGGACTGGGGTCTTTCCCAGCTGACtaggggtgaaggcaggggacaccctggacaggtcaccagtctgtcgcagggctccATATACAGACAAagacacttgcattcacacctatggacaatttagaccaaccaattaacctcagcatatttttggactgtgggagggaAGTCGGAGAACCccgagaaaacccacgcatgcacagggagaacatgcaaactctatgcagaaagatcccgggaaggcgaggacgcgaaccagggatcttctagctgcaaggagaaagtgcCAACCGCCACGCCAATGTGCAGCCCAAATtctaatttgttttatttatgtagcactaattcacaacatatgtcatttAACATATTAAAGACCTTACGAactacagaaaacccaacaatccaaagtttcctTTAGATTACCTTTGAGCAAACAGTTGGCgacagtgggaaggaaccagaaaaaaaacaaaccctttaccagggaggaaaaaaatatactCAGACAGAACTAGGCTTAGGGAAGGCGCTATCTGCCCCCAGGAGTTGGGGTGAAGGGAAGGAGAATAACAAGGTGGCACTTTTCTGTTCATTGATAGTGGAGtcagactgaaataaagttgtAAAACAGAAACTCTGTTATCACCTGGTGCTCTGGTGCCCTTTGCTGGactctctgcctcctctggaCTCCCACAGTCTTCTGGCAGTGGTCTGAACCACCAGCACCCAGACACAGAACCAGAGggacaaaaaatattgttattaaaAATACTGTTCTGCATATTACACACAGACGTTTGTAAGCAGCTATCAATGTTAGCATCttttagcttctgttagcatcAGTTAGTATCAGATAGAACCAGTTAGCCTCTTTTAACTTCTGTCAATATGGATTAGCATTAGTTAATTTCTGTCAGTATGAGTGAGCATCAGTGTTAATCAAGTTAGCCTCAGTTAGcttcctctttctctgctgCCCCCTGTCTCTGTTTAGCAGTCAGGTGAGGTGTGACCTGGGGAAGCCGTCGTCCTGCCACTCCTCCCTCAGTTCCATGTCCTGGATGTTGCTGggctctgcagcagctctgtaggaacaaaacacaaaggtaACATCTGTGAAGGAAGTCTCCTCTCTCACTGGATGATAATGTCtgatgtttcttcttctgcagctgtATTTGTTACAAAGTGCAGGTAATTACAAATAAATTACCATAAACAAGATCTAAACTAAAataactgatttattttctaaCAGTAAACGGAACAAAGTGATGTCTGCAAACATcaacagagaaaatctgcaaCCAGCTGAGCTTCAGGTGACAATAAATCGATGAATCAGTCATTGGCCAGGCCCAGCAGCGTCTCTACTGCCTGAGGAAGTTGAGGAGAGAGAAGCTACCACAGAAACTGTGGGTAAATTTCTACAGGTGTCCCTGAGAGCATGCTGACCTACTGTGTGGCTGTCTGGTTCAGCAGCTGCATGAAGGCAGAGCAGGCAGCCATACAGCAGGTCATAAAAACATCTGGTAGAATCATTAGGGTTCCGCTACCAGATATCACCACCCTTCTACTCCTTGCAATGTGCACACCGAATCATCAGAGACACCTCACACCCTGCCCACCATCTGTTTCAACAGCTACCATCAGGGAGAAGGTTCAGATCCATCCAAGCAAGAACTTCCACAATGAACTAGACATGCAGACTTGATCTAGGATCAAGCTctgtaaaaagtatttatttgttatttttagcattttagatttctatttttctatgaGCGAACCTTTAATCAACATTATGAGGACAGATGGTGCATTCAGGGACACTCTGGACTCCTGACGATCAGCTGCTGTTTGACTTTGACTCCACATTTAAAGCTGCTTAGTTTTTGTTTCCCTCTCAGCTTAAACTATAATCAGGAGTTTGTGGTTTTAACCACTGAGTATTCAGGTCCAGCACTGTAGTAAAAGTACTACCAGACACAGTGGAGTACTGTAATTTACTCAGAGCAGTCATATGTTTCTGTAACTGATTAGATCTGAGGTCATTTTGCTGTTTCAGCTGTGAAATCTGTTGGTGTCATATAAATGTATGGACAGACAGCAGTTGATCAATATTTTTATCCATCTACTGATTACTTTTtgattaacagattttttttagttggtaaatgtctaaaaatacagcatcagATTTCCTCAATGACACCTGTATAACACCTGCATGCACACAGCTGTCAACTCGCTGTAAACCAGACTCCAttcacttttctttcattttaagcTTCTTCCTGGTTTTCAAGTTGAACAGAAAGGTGCAGTCAGATGACTCTCACCTGTCAGGTTTGGCAGGTAGCGCTCCTCAGTTGGGCATGTCAGTCTAGAAATTGTCGTGTCGTTCTCTGAAAATCTTAGTCGGATCAGACTAAACAAACCAGTTCACTCAGACTGACATATCTGAGCAGGTGAGGGGGGCGGTGCTGTATTGTTCCTCTGTTTGTTGTATTTGAGAGGACACACCCAGCCAGGTAACCACACCTGTGCATACGTTTTTGTGTGCAGGTCACAGGTAAAGGAGATCAGGTGTGCAGTAGAAAGTGGGCGGCCCTCTTCAGGTTAGGGCTCATGTTTCCACTGCGGTGCCTTCAGTGTCCGGCTGGGATAAACCAACACTAAACATCCAACCAGGAGAACCAGTCAGCGTGGTCTGTACAGGTGTGCGTACTTGGTGGGCTCCATGAGTCCTTGAGAAGGTtgcacataaaatgaaaaaggttctggAGTAATTTCCAGGGTTCTTAATGAGATTATCACCAATACTTGAGGAGATTACATCTGTGTTGGAGCAGGTCCCAGTGTGCTTAAAGGCATTCTAGGGTTCTTAAGAGGATCTCAGTGTTACCTGAGAGGTGTCTTAACAGGGTTCTAAGACTTGACACAGGCGCAAGGTTTCTTTAGGAGGTTCCAGGGTTGCTGATGGAGTTTCCCTGAGTTGTTGAAGAGGCTGCAATAGTGTTTGTAAAGGTTCCAGGTGTTTTTGAAGAGGTTTCGGGGTCTTTGAAACAGTTCCAGGGTTCCTAAGTGTGTCCACATTTTACCTGAGTGAAATTTAAGTGTTCTAAGAAGGTTCAAAGAATCTTTTGGGAAGGCTTGCAGATGCTGTTGGAGATTTCACATGCTTGTGGTGGTTTTATATAAAACAAAGAAGGTTCCTGAGAAACTTTCAGGAGTCTTGTGGTTTTTCTATGGATTCCTGAGGAAGTTCTAGATTTGTGGAAGGGGTTCAAGGGTTCCTAGGAGGGTCCACATTTTACCTGAGAGGAATTTGAGTGTTTTAAGGAGATTCTAGACTCTTGAGATGGGCTTTTTGGTGTCTTTAGGAGATCCCAGTGTTTTTGAAGTCACCCAAGAGTTACTAAGAGAGAGCGAAGTTTACCTGAGAGGAATGCAGGTGTTCTACGGAGGTTCTAATTCAATTGAGCCGTTCTTAGGGACTCTTTgggatgttcaagggttcttggtgtgatttcctttaaaaagctgcaataGAGTTTGAGGAAGGTAAAGGTGTTTTTGAAGGGAATCCTGGGTGCTTAAAGAGAATCTTGGTTTCCCGGGGAATTTCAAGATGTTCCAGGACTGCTTAAAGGAGTTCCTCATGAAGAGCCAGATATACTGAAGAAGCATCCTGAGGAATTTTCAGGGTTCTTCAAGGGTTTTCTATGAGCAATTGATGAGATTGCAGCGGTGTCTGAAGAGGTTCCAGGTTGCTTGAAGTGTTTTCAGGGTTTGTAAAGATTCCAAATTAAATGAAAGGAGTTCAGGTGTTCAAATGAGGTTCTCTTTTACAGGGTTTAAGTTTTCTTTAAGAGATTCCAGATTCTTGAGGAACTTCCAGGGTTCTTGTGGGATCTACATGGGTTCTCAAGAAGGTTGCAGGAAACTCATCAACATGGAACAGTGAACACAGCATGACGATGCTTTAACTGACCCTCAGGAGGAACCAGCGTCAGCATCAAAAGcatgttcctgtttttacagagacaggaaacacaaacacagaaatttgATCTGCTTAGTTCTGAATATTTAACGTACCTGTTCTCCTTATGTCCATTCGCGTTCTCACCAGGGGAGCtcatgatgtcacagtgatgtCACGGTGTGTTCTGAAAGGCACATATGATCGGCTGGACGTCTGGtgtctgttttctctgtctctctctctctctgactctgTGGGACTCGCTCGCCCTGTCAGTCTGCATTTCACAACAAAGCCGCCGTCTGATTGGTTGACACTCACCTGCTCTGTGCAGACAGGTGAGGCACAAAGGAGCTGCAGGCTGACTCATTAACATCGACCAATCAGGTGCAGAGGTTATTTAAAGCAGGAGGAAGAGGTAGGAGCCCTCAGGGTCCTAAATCCCGCCATCTACAGTTTGATGTGAACAGATTCTGTTGTAACAATCAGCAAAGTGAAGAATTTACGTTTCTGAGCTGCAAATTAGAAATATATGagaaaaatcagttgtttcttcaactttaatgatcagaaatcaaatatttgtctttttatgatcagaaatcagttgtttctttcACTTagtcaaatgttttttctgtgagACGACACGATGCTCAGATATCTGTAGTCAGACTTTTTATTTGGACACTGTCAGAATTATGAGAAaacaggtttttaaaatataaatgatgCCACATTAAAGTCAAACATTTCACTAGTAACTTACAAATTACAAAAGTAAAACCTCTTTGTGATGATTTGGACCAAGAAGCTTCagttaaagaaaagaaatagaGAAAGTGAGAAGCTACTcatgtttctgtgcttttaaaatgtcctgATTCTCACATTTGACTTCAGtttcacaacaaacacaaatgcagttTATATGAAAAGCAGGTTTCAGGTCAAAGATataaactgcagcagctggaatCAGAAAAGCCCAAACCAACCTTCacataaatgttttgtctttgtttgttgCAACTTCCTATTTCTACAgatttcctcttcctgtttcaCAATTAAAGCTCTGCCCTTCTTGGGGCCCTTATTGTGAAAGTCCTGCTGCTGTGATCAGActgaagctgcagtttgtgtttcagcTGAATCGTTATTTTAAACCTGAAcgtcttcatttaaaaacagatgaTTGTCTTTGGAAACGTctcattttaaatttcattctataaaacaaagcaagatCCACAACTTATTCTTAATACGGTTGTTGTcgtctgtaaaatataaaacaaaactcaGGGTGATGACGTGaattaaattctatttattaatatttcctCATGGGAtcatgctgctgtgttttcattagtgtgtctgttgtgtaccTGTGGGTCACACTGACTTTATCTCTGATATATGAGCTGAGAAGGAGGCTGGAAGAGACACATACTCACCTGGTGAGCAGAGACCAGGTAAGCCGACTGaaccagagaagaagaaaaataccaCGTTCAGTCACACCAGCAGAGTTACAAAACATGACAATCAGGGTTTCCCACAGCTAAATGAAAACCATCAACTGTGCTAATGAAAAGCTCAGCTCACAGAAAACAGTCCATGTAGATAAACTTAAATATGAAATCAGAACTCGTGACTCTGCAAACGAATGTTTGatctctgagctgctgcagtaactgaagAAGACtagtgaggcgtttagggaacatctggaatctgcagcatctactgatgactgtgaggcaTTTAAGGAGCATCTGGAAACTGCAGCATCTAAAGATGAGTACGA
This genomic stretch from Amphiprion ocellaris isolate individual 3 ecotype Okinawa chromosome 9, ASM2253959v1, whole genome shotgun sequence harbors:
- the bnipl gene encoding bcl-2/adenovirus E1B 19 kDa-interacting protein 2-like protein isoform X2, yielding MELREEWQDDGFPRPLPEDCGSPEEAESPAKGTRAPAPPTSLALSGTVGGVAKKRLVAPSLSLTLSRRDSHDLNDSFSAAALSATDETLSLDVDALSTPPDSESGTLPDSNHDLEWEDDLPRVGRGRAVGVATSSVETSEGLMELDQVDSKGRRWRRFCIAGQEYHVNMSVLEPYLQVLSHGGYYGDGMNAIILFTSCYLPENTVEDYEYVMDNLFRYIVGTLDLMVSENYLLVYLCAMAPRNKLPAIKWLHQCYTSIDRRLKKDLKGLLVVHPAWYIKALITVVKPFISEKFSKKIQFVQSLQQLSQFIPTDRLQIPDAIRQFDEKQNR
- the bnipl gene encoding bcl-2/adenovirus E1B 19 kDa-interacting protein 2-like protein isoform X1 — encoded protein: MSSPGENANGHKENRAAAEPSNIQDMELREEWQDDGFPRPLPEDCGSPEEAESPAKGTRAPAPPTSLALSGTVGGVAKKRLVAPSLSLTLSRRDSHDLNDSFSAAALSATDETLSLDVDALSTPPDSESGTLPDSNHDLEWEDDLPRVGRGRAVGVATSSVETSEGLMELDQVDSKGRRWRRFCIAGQEYHVNMSVLEPYLQVLSHGGYYGDGMNAIILFTSCYLPENTVEDYEYVMDNLFRYIVGTLDLMVSENYLLVYLCAMAPRNKLPAIKWLHQCYTSIDRRLKKDLKGLLVVHPAWYIKALITVVKPFISEKFSKKIQFVQSLQQLSQFIPTDRLQIPDAIRQFDEKQNR